The following coding sequences are from one Aethina tumida isolate Nest 87 chromosome 2, icAetTumi1.1, whole genome shotgun sequence window:
- the LOC109601957 gene encoding protein SDA1 homolog: MVRKQNNQLPENLPQLQNLIKRDAASYHEEFQQQYQHFQNTLEVFQLSPDQPNKTLDDLVMFMAQVAQCYPQELSTFPQQLIDLLERHNTVLDNSMRMTFCKALILLRNKNLLAPTDLLELFFKLLRCQDKALRTFLETHIITDIKNLNAKHKNAKLNTTLQNFMFTMLKDTNTRAAKMSVDIMIELYKKNVWNDAKTVNVIASGCFSKITKVMVASLKFFLGKDEDEKNSDDSDSEEDIDVKEAAMATRVNKKTRKREKQLNKVKKLAAKQYKKRAKGETFNFSALHLIHDPQGMAEKLFKQLEATNKRFEVKLMTLDVISRLIGLHSLFVFNFYPYIQRFMQPHQREVTRILQFAAQASHDLVPPDVIEPILKTLANNFITERNSSDVMAIGLNAVREICLRCPLAIDEDLLRDLAQYKTYKDRAVMMAARSLIQLFRQTRPDLLHKKDRGRPTEATEEIEEITYGKVDAKDYVPGAEVLLSEDKKDVEIDSESGSDDEQWIDIQHSDDEVGADDGEEGSDEELDEEDEDEEEGEGDTTKESVDEEKKERKILKANHKLKEKKELAHKVTLERLLTDEDFKRIDMANVRKQVKSTSKGLKRKVEEESLQRSDLVKLSDIENIYKKRKHDKQTRIESVKSGQVDREKFGYKDGRMNEHCSKTNREKKKNKNFQMIRHKAKGKVKRSFKDKQIALRNHLLKLKKMK; the protein is encoded by the exons ATGGTACGAAAACAGAACAATCAGTTGCCAGAAAATCTGCCACAACTGCAGAACTTGATCAAACGTGACGCAGCGTCGTATCATGAGGAATTTCAGCAGCAATATCAACATTTTCAAAACACACTTGAAGTGTTTCAACTTTCGCCGGATCAACCCAACAAAACGCTCGATGATTTGGTTATGTTTATGGCACAAGTGGCACAATGCTATCCGCAGGAATTGTCTACGTTTCCGCAACAATTAATTGACTTGCTGGAAAGGCATAATACAGTTTTGGACAACTCAATGCGAATGACATTTTGTAAAGCTTTGATTTTATTGAGGAACAAAAACCTTTTGGCACCTACAGATCTTCTAgagttgttttttaaattattgaggtGTCAAGACAAAGCTTTGAGGACGTTTTTGGAAACACACATTATCActgacattaaaaatttgaatgcaAAACATAAGAATGCTAAGCTCAATACAACTCTACAGAACTTCATGTTCACAATGTTAAAAGATACAAACACAAGAGCTGCAAAAATGTCTGTTGACATTATGATTGAGCTCTACAAGAAGAATGTGTGGAATGATGCCAAAACTGTTAATGTAATTGCTAGTGGCTGTTTCTCAAAAATCACAAAG GTGATGGTtgcatcattaaaatttttcttaggTAAAGATGAAGATGAGAAAAACTCGGATGACTCAGATTCAGAAGAGGATATTGATGTTAAAGAAGCTGCAATGGCTACCAGGGTGAATAAGAAGACTAGGAAAAGAGAAAAGCAACTGAATAAAGTCAAGAAACTGGCggcaaaacaatataaaaaaagggCAAAAggagaaacatttaatttttctgcaTTGCATTTAATACACGACCCACAag GCATGGCTGAAAAGCTCTTCAAACAATTGGAGGCAACAAACAAGAGATTTGAAGTAAAACTAATGACGCTGGACGTTATATCTCGCTTAATCGGTTTGCACAGCCTCTTCGTCTTCAACTTTTACCCCTACATTCAGCGCTTCATGCAGCCACATCAGAGGGAAGTCACGAGAATTCTTCAGTTCGCCGCCCAGGCCAGTCATGACCTGGTACCGCCGGATGTGATAGAACCaattcttaaaactttggctaataatttcataactgAACGAAATTCCTCGGATGTGATGGCCATAGGTTTGAACGCCGTGAGGGAAATATGTCTCAGGTGTCCGTTGGCAATCGACGAAGATCTGTTGCGGGATTTGGCGCAATATAAGACGTACAAGGACAGGGCTGTGATGATGGCAGCTAGAtctttaattcagttgtttagACAGACGCGACCAGATCTGTTGCATAAGAAGGACAGAGGACGTCCTACTGAAGCAACTGAGGAAATTGAAGAGATCACTTATGGCAAAGTTGATGCCAAGGATTACGTTCCTGGCGCAGAGGTTCTGCTGAGTGAGGACAAAAAGGATGTTGAAATTGATTCTGAGTCGGGCTCAGATGATGAACAGTGGATTGACATTCAGCACTCAGATGATGAAGTGGGAGCAGATGATGGAGAGGAAGGTTCAGATGAGGAACTGGATGAAGAGGATGAAGATGAAGAAGAAGGTGAAGGAGACACCACAAAGGAAAGTGTAGATGAAGAAAAAAAGGAAAGGAAAATACTGAAGGCAAACCACaaactaaaagaaaaaaaggaGTTGGCACATAAAGTAACTTTAGAAAGATTGTTAACAGATGAAGATTTTAAGAGAATAGACATGGCAAATGTGAGGAAGCAAGTTAAGAGTACCAGTAAGGGCTTAAAACGTAAAGTTGAAGAGGAAAGTTTGCAAAGATCTGACCTGGTTAAACTTAGCgatattgaaaacatttacaaaaaacGTAAACACGACAAACAAACCAGAATAGAGAGTGTGAAAAGTGGTCAGGTTGACAGAGAAAAGTTTGGATACAAAGATGGAAGAATGAATGAACATTGCTCTAAAACAAATAGGgaaaagaagaagaacaaaAACTTCCAGATGATCAGGCACAAGGCAAAAGGGAAAGTTAAGAGGAGTTTTAAGGATAAACAAATCGCGTTGAGAAATCATTTATTGAAgttaaagaaaatgaaataa
- the LOC109601953 gene encoding 6-phosphogluconolactonase, with product MSIIVTQDRDEVITKLTQLLAHTANESIQKNGAFYLGVSGGSVASFLTLGLPKITTDFEKWKIFFCDERMVPIENPDSTFGFYKKHLIGAGNIELKESNFVQVIQGVTPEEAADDYAQKIAECFPNATPKFDMLLLGMGPDGHTCSLFPGHPLTEEKDKLVAAIVDSPKPPPERVTLTFKVINNARNCVFAMCGKEKADMVKRILVDKEDLPSTRVKPVGGNLYWIVDKDAGQYL from the exons ATGTCGATCATCGTGACCCAAGACCGGGACGAGGTTATAACCAAGTTGACGCAGCTACTGGCCCACACCGCCAATGAGAGCATCCAGAAAAACGGCGCGTTTTATCTCGGTGTATCAG GCGGTTCGGTGGCGTCTTTCCTGACCCTCGGTCTGCCGAAAATAACGACCGACTTCGAAAAATGGAAGATATTCTTCTGCGACGAGCGCATGGTACCGATAGAAAACCCGGACTCCACCTTCGGCTTCTACAAAAAGCACCTCATAGGTGCCGGCAACATCGAACTGAAGGAGTCCAATTTCGTCCAGGTCATACAAGGTGTAACCC CCGAAGAAGCGGCCGATGATTATGCGCAGAAAATTGCTGAGTGTTTTCCCAACGCGACGCCCAAATTCGACATGCTCTTGCTGGGCATGGGGCCGGACGGTCACACCTGTTCCTTGTTCCCCGGACATCCGTTGACGGAAGAAAAGGACAAGTTGGTGGCTGCCATCGTGGACTCGCCTAAGCCGCCCCCGGAGAGGGTCACGTTGACTTTCAAAGTCATCAACAACGCCCGGAACTGCGTGTTCGCGATGTGCGGGAAGGAAAAGGCGGATATGGTGAAA AGAATTTTGGTTGACAAAGAGGACTTACCGTCCACAAGAGTTAAACCAGTAGGAGGCAACTTGTACTGGATCGTCGACAAAGACGCTGGACAATATTTGTAg
- the LOC109601964 gene encoding calcium-binding mitochondrial carrier protein SCaMC-2 isoform X2, whose protein sequence is MAIYKKVTGLAETMEAHRVHQYDMTTSKSFKYLDIGEDMNVPDDFTQNEMQTGMWWRHLAAGGIAGAVSRTCTAPLDRLKVFLQVQPSKQKISDCFKYMVKEGGVSGLWRGNGINVLKIAPESAIKFAAYEQVKRLIKGDSKHTLSIYERFCAGAVAGGVSQTAIYPLEVLKTRLALRKTGQYKSIADAAYKIYVGEGVRSFYRGYVPNILGIIPYAGIDLAVYETLKKKYFKTHTHDEQPSFWMLLACGSASSTLGQMCSYPLALVRTRLQAQVIHPTIDPSTVTMSGTFKAIIEKEGVLGLYRGITPNFIKVMPAVSISYVVYEYSSRLLGVNMT, encoded by the exons ATGGCGATTTACAAGAAAGTGACAGGTTTAGCTGAAACGATGGAGGCTCACAGGGTCCATCAGTACGATATGACCACTTCAAAATCCTTTAAG taCCTCGACATCGGGGAGGACATGAACGTACCCGATGACTTCACACAAAATGAAATGCAGACGGGCATGTGGTGGAGACATCTCGCAGCTGGCGGTATTGCTGGTGCCGTTTCCAGAACTTGTACGGCTCCATTAGACAGACTAAAAGTGTTCCTCCAG gtaCAACCAAGCAAACAAAAAATCAGTGACTGTTTCAAGTACATGGTGAAGGAAGGTGGTGTAAGTGGTTTGTGGCGTGGCAATGGGATCAACGTGCTTAAAATCGCCCCGGAATCCGCCATCAAATTTGCCGCTTACGAGCAAGTCAAACGCCTCATCAAAGGCGACTCCAAGCATACGCTTAGCATTTATGAAAGGTTCTGCGCCGGTGCTGTTGCCGGTGGCGTCAGTCAAACTGCCATTTACCCCTTGGAAGTCCTAAAAACCAG GTTAGCGCTGAGAAAGACTGGCCAGTACAAAAGCATAGCCGACGCAGCGTATAAAATTTACGTGGGCGAGGGGGTGCGCAGCTTCTACCGGGGTTACGTGCCTAACATCCTGGGAATTATCCCATACGCAGGCATAGACCTGGCGGTATACGAGACGCTGAAGAAGAAGTACTTTAAGACGCACACGCACGACGAACAACCCAGCTTCTGGATGCTGCTCGCGTGTGGTTCCGCCTCCAGTACTTTGGGTCAGATGTGTTCGTATCCGCTGGCGCTAGTGCGGACGAGATTGCAAGCTCAAG TAATTCATCCAACAATAGACCCGTCGACGGTGACAATGAGCGGGACGTTCAAGGCTATAATCGAAAAGGAAGGAGTTCTGGGTCTGTATAGGGGAATAAcgccaaattttataaaagtgatGCCAGCGGTCAGCATCAGCTACGTGGTCTACGAATATTCCAGCCGACTACTCGGCGTGAATATGACGTGA
- the LOC109601964 gene encoding calcium-binding mitochondrial carrier protein SCaMC-2 isoform X4 — translation MTPLLVLVVSKERHAFLAFSFWLLEYLDIGEDMNVPDDFTQNEMQTGMWWRHLAAGGIAGAVSRTCTAPLDRLKVFLQVQPSKQKISDCFKYMVKEGGVSGLWRGNGINVLKIAPESAIKFAAYEQVKRLIKGDSKHTLSIYERFCAGAVAGGVSQTAIYPLEVLKTRLALRKTGQYKSIADAAYKIYVGEGVRSFYRGYVPNILGIIPYAGIDLAVYETLKKKYFKTHTHDEQPSFWMLLACGSASSTLGQMCSYPLALVRTRLQAQVIHPTIDPSTVTMSGTFKAIIEKEGVLGLYRGITPNFIKVMPAVSISYVVYEYSSRLLGVNMT, via the exons ATGACTCCCCTGTTGGTCTTGGTCGTCTCCAAAGAGCGGCATGCTTTCCTCGCATTCAGCTTCTGGCTACTGGAG taCCTCGACATCGGGGAGGACATGAACGTACCCGATGACTTCACACAAAATGAAATGCAGACGGGCATGTGGTGGAGACATCTCGCAGCTGGCGGTATTGCTGGTGCCGTTTCCAGAACTTGTACGGCTCCATTAGACAGACTAAAAGTGTTCCTCCAG gtaCAACCAAGCAAACAAAAAATCAGTGACTGTTTCAAGTACATGGTGAAGGAAGGTGGTGTAAGTGGTTTGTGGCGTGGCAATGGGATCAACGTGCTTAAAATCGCCCCGGAATCCGCCATCAAATTTGCCGCTTACGAGCAAGTCAAACGCCTCATCAAAGGCGACTCCAAGCATACGCTTAGCATTTATGAAAGGTTCTGCGCCGGTGCTGTTGCCGGTGGCGTCAGTCAAACTGCCATTTACCCCTTGGAAGTCCTAAAAACCAG GTTAGCGCTGAGAAAGACTGGCCAGTACAAAAGCATAGCCGACGCAGCGTATAAAATTTACGTGGGCGAGGGGGTGCGCAGCTTCTACCGGGGTTACGTGCCTAACATCCTGGGAATTATCCCATACGCAGGCATAGACCTGGCGGTATACGAGACGCTGAAGAAGAAGTACTTTAAGACGCACACGCACGACGAACAACCCAGCTTCTGGATGCTGCTCGCGTGTGGTTCCGCCTCCAGTACTTTGGGTCAGATGTGTTCGTATCCGCTGGCGCTAGTGCGGACGAGATTGCAAGCTCAAG TAATTCATCCAACAATAGACCCGTCGACGGTGACAATGAGCGGGACGTTCAAGGCTATAATCGAAAAGGAAGGAGTTCTGGGTCTGTATAGGGGAATAAcgccaaattttataaaagtgatGCCAGCGGTCAGCATCAGCTACGTGGTCTACGAATATTCCAGCCGACTACTCGGCGTGAATATGACGTGA
- the LOC109601963 gene encoding TP53-regulated inhibitor of apoptosis 1 produces the protein MNSIGEACNDLKKEYDACFNTWFSEHFLKGNTNDSMCAPMFKVYQQCVKKAMKEHNIDFHEVEKDLLGTNQERKPPENSK, from the exons atgaacagcATCGGGGAAGCATGTAACGACTTGAAAAAGGAATATGATGCTTGTTTTAATACTTGGTTTtcagaacattttttaaaaggaaaCACAAATGACTCGATGTGTGCCCCAATGTTTAAAGTCTATCAACAGTGTGTAAAA AAAGCTATGAAAGAACATAACATAGATTTCCATGAGGTAGAGAAAGACCTTCTAGGAACTAACCAAGAAAGAAAACCACCAGAGAATAGCAAATGA
- the LOC109601967 gene encoding inositol monophosphatase 1, with translation MPPIQKQSSDVDIFYETVLQLVQSAGKLINERISQAKTVEVKSCEIDLVTETDQQVEKLLIKGLSTAFPDHKFIGEESVADGAQCALTDAPTWVIDPVDGTMNFVHSFPHSCISIALLINQVPEIGIIYNPMLDQLFTAKRGSGAYLNGRKISVSDKSSLSEALVMMEFGTSRDPEKMKVVLENQQSLMPSVHGLRALGSAALDMAMVACGAADAYFEYGIHIWDIAAGECIVREAGGVVLDPAGGEIDRLSRRVLVASTSQLAEQLSNRLAQFYPLPRD, from the exons atgccTCCAATACAGAAGCAATCAAGCGACGTCGATATTTTCTATGAAACCGTGCTACAGCTCGTCCAATCAGCGGGAAAG cttATTAACGAGAGAATTTCCCAAGCCAAAACCGTCGAAGTAAAATCATGCGAGATCGATTTGGTCACGGAAACCGACCAGCAAgttgaaaaactattaatcaAGGGCTTGTCAACCGCATTTCCCGACCACAAGTTTATCGGCGAGGAATCCGTCGCCGACGGGGCTCAATGCGCCTTAACGGACGCTCCGACTTGGGTAATAGACCCAGTGGACGGGACCATGAATTTCGTTCACAGCTTTCCACACTCGTGCATTTCAATTGCATTGCTCATTAACCAGGTGCCTGAAATTGGCATCATTTACAATCCAATGTTGGATCAACTGTTCACTGCCAAAAGGGGCTCAGGGGCTTATTTGAATGGTAGGAAAATTTCTGTTTCTGACAAGTCCAGCCTGTCTGAGGCTTTGGTCATGATGGAGTTTGGAACCAGCAGAGATCCAGAGAAAATGAAGGTTGTGTTGGAGAATCAACAGTCACTAATGCCTTCTGTTCAtgg ATTAAGAGCCTTGGGATCGGCAGCATTGGATATGGCAATGGTGGCGTGCGGAGCCGCCGATGcctatttcgaatatggtattCACATATGGGACATAGCAGCAGGTGAATGCATCGTACGCGAGGCCGGCGGTGTAGTATTGGATCCAGCAGGCGGAGAAATCGACAGACTGTCTCGTCGTGTGCTGGTCGCTAGTACCAGTCAACTTGCTGAACAATTGAGCAACAGATTGGCCCAGTTTTATCCCTTGCCAAGGGATTAA
- the LOC109601966 gene encoding uncharacterized protein LOC109601966: MEVVTNDKASERTASPVGSPVRKKPKKEHKHKHKKHSNEKTEKPKKHKKHKKHKHKSKDADEKTTPSSEKNDRYTPELSPKRKTANGDITKEKNGKETVDPDVVVNEVSKGLTNNAQPLEVISSESEDVPEADCDSDAIDVNVIEADMDLEELMKQKELLQAQLMNAEIEVSPSPTPSKKNGKPAEEVILLDSDEDSKCKVSRSKKETVKERKVVIKERSRDDKEKHRDSYNKELDKYSRERERDRYSHNRHAKVVDRYERERERERERDRDRSRSRNDRDFYNKRYERERSMDKYRSRDRSRDRRLDRDRDTIRRDDRDYDRNRHRSCRHRSKEKDHRNREVRSKHEKHDKFKDSLSEGMKNKVESESDGDMDIDLNEDEEDEEAIIEKRRKEREELLKRLGATSEDSNTNISMPSPKDNQSEDEVKIVEPDPEPEVIEEKSDNIEQSLTPPLLPNMKIVEPEKKEEVKAKRNDWDMFADQDSFKTNTNSPSTIITKGSGAENPALTDNWDDAEGYYRVRIGEVLDTRYMVYGYTGQGVFSNVIRARDQARGNQDVAVKIIRNNEIMHKTGLKELEILKKLNDADPEDKLHCLRLIRHFFHKQHLCMVFEPLAMNLREVLKKYGKDVGLHIKAVRSYTQQLLLALKLLKKTGILHADIKPDNILVNESKLVLKLCDFGSASVINENDITPYLVSRFYRAPEIILGIPYEFGIDMWSAACTIYELYTGRIMFSGKSNNQMLKFFMDVKGKFPNKVIRKGAFKDQHFDSNCNFLYHEIDKVTEREKVVVMTVVKVTRDLQSELVAGQALPQDQLRKVSQLKDLLEKALAIDPAKRISLNNALTHPFIQDKI; this comes from the exons ATGGAAGTGGT AACCAATGACAAAGCCTCCGAGAGAACAGCGAGCCCTGTCGGAAGTCCCGTTCGGAAGAAGCCCAAGAAGGAGCACAAACACAAACACAAAAAGCATAGCAATGAGAAAACCGAAAAGCCCAAGAAGCACAAGAAACATAAGAAACACAAACACAAGTCCAAAGATGCTGACGAAAAGACGACGCCGAGCAGCGAAAAAAATGATCGTTACACGCCCGAACTGTCGCCTAAACGTAAAACGGCGAACGGCGACATAACCAAGGAGAAAAACGGTAAAGAAACCGTCGATCCTGATGTTGTAGTGAATGAGGTTAGCAAGGGTTTGACTAACAATGCACAGCCCTTGGAAGTTATTTCTTCAGAGAGTGAAGATGTTCCTGAGGCTGATTGTGACAGTGATGCAATTGATGTTAATGTTATCGAGGCTGATATGGACTTGGAGGAGTTGATGAAGCAGAAGGAACTGTTGCAGGCACAGTTGATGAATGCTGAAATTGAGGTTTCTCCCAGTCCAACTCCCAGTAAAAAGAATGGCAAGCCAGCTGAGGAGGTCATACTTTTGGACTCTGATGAGGATTCCAAGTGTAAGGTTTCAAGGAGTAAAAAGGAAACAGTTAAAGAAAGGAAAGTGGTGATTAAGGAGAGGTCAAGGGATGACAAAGAAAAGCACAGGGATTCATATAACAAGGAATTGGACAAGTATTCCAGGGAGAGGGAAAGGGACAGGTATAGCCATAACAGACATGCCAAAGTGGTAGATAGGTATGAGAGAGAGCGGGAAAGGGAAAGAGAGAGGGACAGGGACAGATCAAGATCCAGAAATGACAGggatttttacaataaaaggtATGAAAGGGAGAGATCCATGGATAAGTACAGATCCAGAGACAGGTCAAGGGATAGAAGATTAGATAGAGACAGGGACACAATCAGGAGAGATGATAGGGATTATGATAGGAACAGACATAGATCATGCAGGCACAGATCTAAGGAAAAGGATCACAGGAACAGGGAAGTCAGGTCTAAACATGAGAAGCATGACAAGTTCAAGGATTCACTGAGTGAAGGTATGAAAAACAAAGTGGAAAGTGAGAGTGATGGGGACATGGACATTGATCTCAATGAGGATGAGGAAGATGAAGAAGCAATTATTGAAAAGAGAAGAAAGGAGAGGGAGGAACTTTTAAAG AGATTGGGAGCTACAAGTGAAGATTCAAACACCAACATATCAATGCCCTCGCCCAAAGACAATCAGTCAGAAGATGAAGTTAAAATAGTGGAGCCAGATCCTGAGCCAGAAGTTATTGAAGAAAAATCGGATAACATAGAACAATCACTGACGCCACCATTACTGCCAAACATGAAAATAGTAGAACCAGAGAAAAAGGAGGAAGTTAAAGCAAAGAGGAATGATTGGGACATGTTTGCTGATCAAGATAGCTTTAAAACTAACACAAAT tcCCCCAGTACAATTATAACCAAAGGAAGTGGTGCCGAAAATCCCGCACTGACTGACAATTGGGATGATGCAGAAGGCTACTACAGAGTCCGAATAGGAGAAGTTCTTGACACAAGATACATGGTTTATGGTTACACAGGCCAGGGTGTGTTCAGTAATGTAATAAGAGCAAGGGATCAGGCACGGGGCAATCAAGATGTGGCTGTTAAAATTATCAGAAACAACGAAATTAT gcaCAAGACGGGTTTAAAAGAACTGGAAATCCTGAAAAAACTGAACGACGCAGATCCTGAGGACAAACTGCATTGTCTCAGATTAATCCGTCACTTTTTCCATAAGCAACATCTGTGCATGGTTTTTGAGCCGTTGGCGATGAATCTACGTGAAGTCCTGAAGAAATACGGCAAGGACGTCGGATTACATATCAAAGCTGTCAGAAGCTACACCCAGCAGCTACTGCTTGCGTTGAAGCTGCTGAAGAAGACGGGTATCCTCCACGCAG ATATAAAACCGGATAACATATTGGTAAATGAGAGTAAGCTGGTGTTGAAGCTGTGCGATTTCGGCTCAGCATCGGTAATCAATGAGAACGACATTACTCCGTACTTGGTATCTAGATTTTATCGTGCCcctgaaattattttaggcATTCCGTACGAGTTTGGCATCGATATGTGGTCAGCCGCCTGTACAATCTACGAACTGTACACCGGCAGAATCATGTTCTCAGGGAAGTCCAACAATCAGATGCTCAAGTTTTTCATGGATGTGAAGGGCAAGTTCCCCAACAAGGTTATCAGAAAGGGCGCGTTCAAAGATCAGCACTTCGACAGCAACTGCAACTTCCTGTATCACGAAATCGACAAGGTCACTGAAAGG GAAAAGGTCGTCGTGATGACGGTGGTAAAGGTGACCAGAGACCTGCAATCGGAATTGGTGGCCGGCCAGGCGCTGCCGCAGGATCAGCTGCGTAAAGTGTCCCAATTGAAGGACCTGTTGGAAAAAGCGCTGGCGATCGATCCCGCTAAGCGGATCAGTTTGAACAACGCGCTCACCCATCCGTTTATACAGGACAAGATCTGA
- the LOC109601964 gene encoding calcium-binding mitochondrial carrier protein SCaMC-2 isoform X3: MYEQELGVIPDVLEDFVWILHQLLARYLDIGEDMNVPDDFTQNEMQTGMWWRHLAAGGIAGAVSRTCTAPLDRLKVFLQVQPSKQKISDCFKYMVKEGGVSGLWRGNGINVLKIAPESAIKFAAYEQVKRLIKGDSKHTLSIYERFCAGAVAGGVSQTAIYPLEVLKTRLALRKTGQYKSIADAAYKIYVGEGVRSFYRGYVPNILGIIPYAGIDLAVYETLKKKYFKTHTHDEQPSFWMLLACGSASSTLGQMCSYPLALVRTRLQAQVIHPTIDPSTVTMSGTFKAIIEKEGVLGLYRGITPNFIKVMPAVSISYVVYEYSSRLLGVNMT, from the exons taCCTCGACATCGGGGAGGACATGAACGTACCCGATGACTTCACACAAAATGAAATGCAGACGGGCATGTGGTGGAGACATCTCGCAGCTGGCGGTATTGCTGGTGCCGTTTCCAGAACTTGTACGGCTCCATTAGACAGACTAAAAGTGTTCCTCCAG gtaCAACCAAGCAAACAAAAAATCAGTGACTGTTTCAAGTACATGGTGAAGGAAGGTGGTGTAAGTGGTTTGTGGCGTGGCAATGGGATCAACGTGCTTAAAATCGCCCCGGAATCCGCCATCAAATTTGCCGCTTACGAGCAAGTCAAACGCCTCATCAAAGGCGACTCCAAGCATACGCTTAGCATTTATGAAAGGTTCTGCGCCGGTGCTGTTGCCGGTGGCGTCAGTCAAACTGCCATTTACCCCTTGGAAGTCCTAAAAACCAG GTTAGCGCTGAGAAAGACTGGCCAGTACAAAAGCATAGCCGACGCAGCGTATAAAATTTACGTGGGCGAGGGGGTGCGCAGCTTCTACCGGGGTTACGTGCCTAACATCCTGGGAATTATCCCATACGCAGGCATAGACCTGGCGGTATACGAGACGCTGAAGAAGAAGTACTTTAAGACGCACACGCACGACGAACAACCCAGCTTCTGGATGCTGCTCGCGTGTGGTTCCGCCTCCAGTACTTTGGGTCAGATGTGTTCGTATCCGCTGGCGCTAGTGCGGACGAGATTGCAAGCTCAAG TAATTCATCCAACAATAGACCCGTCGACGGTGACAATGAGCGGGACGTTCAAGGCTATAATCGAAAAGGAAGGAGTTCTGGGTCTGTATAGGGGAATAAcgccaaattttataaaagtgatGCCAGCGGTCAGCATCAGCTACGTGGTCTACGAATATTCCAGCCGACTACTCGGCGTGAATATGACGTGA